The Bos taurus isolate L1 Dominette 01449 registration number 42190680 breed Hereford unplaced genomic scaffold, ARS-UCD2.0 ScbfJmS_892_Leftover_ScbfJmS_927, whole genome shotgun sequence genome has a window encoding:
- the LOC618686 gene encoding melanoma-associated antigen B4 has product MPRRQKSKSHARRKRHEVQGDTQEAQASAAAAPKEECPSSHSSVPQGSPPSSPAAGDGQELQGAMAPSSPDAGPSCAGSDEGAQGPEEESSGASQAAPSTQSTRKDPLARKARKLVEFLLEKYTKQEPITQNALMKIVSRKYRQHFPEILSTARERVELVFGLEMKEVDRRGNIYTLIRKLNLGGNDCRRDEGALPKSGLLMVLLGVIFMNGNRATEEEIWEFLSMLGIYAGRRHCIFGEPRRLITKDLVQKEYLNYRQVPNSDLPRYEFLWGPRACAEISKMKVLEVLAKFHGRVPSSFPDLYDEALRDQAERAGRRGAARAPTMAEASAPSRAKSCSSSHI; this is encoded by the coding sequence ATGCCTCGGAGGCAGAAGAGCAAGTCCCATGCCCGCAGGAAACGCCACGAGGTTCAAGGGGACACTCAGGAGGCCCAGGCCAGTGCTGCTGCAGCCCCAAAGGAGGAGTGCCCCTCCTCCCACTCTTCTGTCCCTCAGGGTTCTCCCCCGAGCTCCCCTGCTGCTGGCGATGGCCAGGAGCTTCAGGGAGCCATGGCCCCTAGCTCTCCTGATGCAGGGCCTTCATGTGCAGGATCTGATGAAGGTGCCCAGGGCCCTGAGGAGGAAAGTTCAGGTGCCTCCCAGGCAGCCCCTTCCACTCAGAGCACTCGCAAAGATCCTCTGGCCAGGAAGGCCAGGAAACTCGTGGAGTTCCTGCTGGAGAAGTACACCAAGCAGGAGCCCATCACGCAGAATGCCCTGATGAAAATCGTCAGCAGGAAGTACAGGCAGCACTTCCCTGAGATCCTCAGTACAGCCCGTGAGCGCGTGGAGCTGGTCTTTGGCCTGGAGATGAAGGAAGTCGACCGTAGAGGGAACATCTACACCCTCATCAGGAAGCTCAACCTCGGGGGAAACGATTGTCGGCGTGATGAGGGGGCGCTGCCCAAGTCCGGTCTCCTCATGGTGCTCCTGGGGGTCATCTTCATGAATGGTAACCGCGCCACTGAGGAGGAGATCTGGGAATTCCTCAGTATGTTGGGGATCTATGCTGGGAGGAGGCACTGCATCTTTGGGGAGCCCAGAAGGCTCATCACCAAAGATCTAGTGCAGAAGGAGTACCTGAACTACCGCCAGGTACCCAATAGTGATCTTCCACGCTATGAGTTCCTGTGGGGCCCAAGAGCTTGTGCTGAGATCAGTAAGATGAAGGTACTGGAGGTTCTAGCCAAGTTCCACGGTAGGGTCCCTAGTTCCTTCCCAGACCTTTATGACGAGGCTCTGAGAGATCAGGCGGAGAGAGCAGGGCGGAGAGGTGCGGCCAGGGCTCCCACCATGGCTGAGGCCAGTGCCCCTTCCAGGGCCAAGTCCTGCAGCTCCTCCCACATTTag
- the LOC782942 gene encoding melanoma-associated antigen B5-like yields MPRGQNHKLCICEKCHQARYELQGHRGVQPAAVMEELPSTSSLLEDNSQSSSATGSNSTFQGSSEAPSTTSTFSTTSDTTSDEEDISQDEEDSGSSNVSSSTYSDTLNSMTSLLEQFLLHKYKMKQPIRKENMLKIIHPRYHNRFAEILKRASEHIEAVFAVDLKEVDSTIHSYDLVSKLNLPNNGRVWDGRGLPKTGLLMIVLGVILVKGNCAAEEDIWKFLNMMRVYAGRKHFIYGEPRKLITKDFLTRKYLEYHQVANQ; encoded by the coding sequence ATGCCTCGGGGTCAGAATCATAAGCTCTGCATCTGTGAGAAATGCCACCAAGCCCGATATGAGCTCCAAGGTCACAGAGGAGTTCAGCCCGCTGCAGTAATGGAAGAGCTTCCCTCTACCTCTTCTCTTTTAGAAGATAATTCACAGAGCTCCTCAGCTACTGGGTCAAATAGCACTTTCCAGGGGTCTTCGGAAGCCCCATCTACTACCAGCACTTTTTCAACTACTTCTGACACAACATCTGATGAAGAAGATATCAGTCAAGATGAGGAAGATTCAGGTTCCTCCAATGTCTCATCTTCTACCTACAGTGATACTCTGAACAGCATGACAAGTTTGTTGGAACAGTTCCTTCtgcataaatataaaatgaagcagcCCATCAGGAAGGAAAACATGCTGAAGATTATCCACCCAAGATACCATAACCGATTTGCCGAGATTCTCAAGAGAGCCTCTGAACACATCGAGGCTGTCTTTGCAGTTGACTTGAAGGAAGTTGATTCAACCATCCACTCCTATGACCTTGTCAGCAAACTGAACCTGCCCAACAATGGGAGAGTGTGGGATGGTAGGGGCTTACCTAAGACCGGTCTCTTGATGATAGTTCTGGGTGTGATCTTAGTGAAGGGCAACTGTGCCGCTGAGGaagacatctggaaattcttgaatATGATGCGAGTATATGCTGGGAGAAAACACTTCATCTACGGAGAGCCCAGGAAACTCATCACCAAAGACTTTCTGACGAGGAAGTACCTGGAGTACCACCAAGTTGCCAATCAGTGA
- the LOC104976404 gene encoding melanoma-associated antigen B4-like has product MPRKHKNKQHAHGKHHQVQGDTQEAQASAAAAPGEECPSSPSSAPQGSPPSSPAAGNRQELQGAMAPSSPVAEASCAGSEEGAQGPKEESAYAAQAALLAWSIRKDPLMRKASMVMDFLLERYTKKEPITQNGMLNITGRKYKQHLPEILSRASERVELVFGLELKEFDCSRNIYTLVNKFSLGVEEGASDEEELPKSGLLMALLGIIFMKGNCTSEEEIWDFLNVFGIHAGKKHSIFGEPRKLITKDLVQKGYLNYHQVPNSDPPGYEFLWGPRAYAETTKMKVLEVLTKIQDKVPSSFPDLYDEAPRGQVERAGLRGVAWVPTVAEASAPTRAKSYSSSHI; this is encoded by the coding sequence ATGCCTCGGAAGCACAAAAACAAGCAACATGCCCATGGGAAACACCACCAGGTCCAGGGGGACACTCAGGAGGCCCAGGCCAGTGCTGCTGCAGCCCCAGGAGAGGagtgcccctcctccccctcttctGCCCCTCAGGGTTCTCCCCCGAGCTCCCCTGCTGCTGGCAATCGCCAGGAGCTTCAGGGAGCCATGGCCCCTAGCTCTCCTGTTGCAGAGGCTTCCTGTGCAGGATCTGAGGAAGGTGCCCAGGGCCCCAAGGAGGAAAGTGCATATGCTGCCCAGGCAGCCCTGCTCGCTTGGAGCATTCGCAAAGATCCTCTGATGAGGAAGGCCAGCATGGTGATGGATTTCCTGCTGGAGAGGTACACCAAGAAGGAGCCCATCACACAGAACGGCATGCTGAATATCACTGGCAGGAAGTACAAGCAGCACTTGCCTGAGATCCTGAGCAGAGCCTCTGAGCGCGTGGAGCTGGTGTTTGGCCTGGAGCTGAAGGAATTTGACTGCAGCAGGAACATCTACACTCTCGTCAACAAGTTCAGTCTCGGGGTTGAGGAAGGTGCAAGTGATGAGGAGGAGCTGCCCAAGTCTGGTCTCCTCATGGCACTCCTGGGCATCATCTTTATGAAGGGTAACTGCACCAGTGAGGAGGAGATCTGGGATTTCCTCAATGTGTTTGGGATCCATGCTGGGAAGAAGCACTCCATCTTTGGGGAGCCCAGAAAGCTCATCACCAAAGATCTGGTGCAGAAGGGGTACCTCAACTACCACCAGGTGCCCAATAGTGATCCTCCGGGCTACGAGTTCCTGTGGGGCCCGCGAGCTTATGCTGAGACCACTAAGATGAAGGTGTTGGAAGTTCTGACCAAGATCCAGGATAAGGTCCCGAGTTCCTTCCCAGACCTCTATGACGAGGCTCCGAGAGGTCAGGTGGAGAGAGCAGGGCTGAGAGGCGTGGCCTGGGTTCCAACAGTGGCTGAAGCCAGTGCCCCTACCAGGGCCAAGTCCTATAGCTCCTCCCATATCTAG